The DNA sequence CCGACCTCTGGGACTTCAAGGCCAACGTCGAGGGCGCCGACGTCGCGTACGGGACGGTCCGCGATCTCCTGGTGGCCAAGGGAGGCACGGCGAAAGCGACCGCTGCCACCCTCGATGCGGAGTTCGCGGCTATCGACGCGATGCTCGCGAAGTACGCCTCGGGCGACGGCTTCGTGCCGTACACGCAGCTCAGCACCACCCAGGTGAAAGAGCTCTCCGACCAGGTGAACGCGCTCAGCGAGCCGCTCAGCCGCCTGACCGCGCTGCTGGTGAAGTGAGCGTGGCGCGCCCGGAACAGGAGCCCGCGCCCGGCGTCTCCCGCCGCGGAATGCTCGGGCTGGCGGGTGCCGCCGTCGGGGCCGGTCTGGTGGGCTTCGGCGCGGGTGTGGCCGTCGACCGCGCAGCGAGCTCCTCGGCCTCGGGCGGAGCCGCCGTCTATCCGTTCTACGGCGAGCACCAGGCCGGGATCACCACGCCCGCGCAGGACCGCCTCCACTTCGCCGCGTTCGACGTCGCGCCGGGGCTCGATCGCGCCGGTCTCATCGGGCTGCTGAAGGACTGGACCGCGGCGGCGGCACGCATGACCCAGGGGCAGGCGGCCGGGAAGTACGGCCCCGCGTCGGGCCCGGCGGACCTGCCTCCGGACGACACCGGGGAGGCGCTCGACCTCGCCCCGGGCGGGCTCACGATCACGTTCGGCTTCGGTCCGACCCTGTTCACCGCAGCCGACGGCACCGACCGGTTCGGGATCGCGGCGCGCCGCCCCGCCGAGTTGGTCGACCTCCCCCGGTTCCCGGGCGACGCGCTGCTCGACGCGTACACCGGCGGCGACCTCTGCGTGCAGGCGTGCAGCGAGGACCCGCAGGTGGCCGTGCACGCGATCCGGAACCTGTCGCGCATCGCCTTCGGCCGGGCCGCGATCCGCTGGTCGCAGCTGGGGTTCGGCCGCACCTCCTCCACCTCCCGCAGTCAGTCGACGCCGCGCAACCTGTTCGGCTTCAAGGACGGCACCGCGAACGTCAAGGCGGAGGACGCGAAGGCCGTGGCCGAGCAGGTGTGGGCCTCCGGCGACGGCGCCTCCTGGATGGCGGGAGGGTCGTACCTGGTCGCCCGGAAGATCCGCATGGTCATCGAGACCTGGGATCGCCAGCAGCTCGGCGAGCAGGAGCGCATCATCGGCCGGGACAAGGGCGAGGGCGCGCCGCTCTCCGGCGGGACCGAGTTCAGCGAGCCCGACTTCCTCGCGCTCTCCTCCGCGGGCGGAACGAAGATCGACCCCGACTCGCACGTCCGTCTCGCGCATCCCTCCATGAACGGGGGCGCGCAGCTCTTGAGACGCGGGTACAACTTCGTCGACGGGAACGACGAGCTCGGCCGGCTCAACGCGGGGCTGTTCTTCATCGCCTTCCAGCGGGATCCGCGGAGCCAGTTCATCCCGATCCAGCAGCGCCTGGCGAAGAGCGACGCCATGAACGAGTACCTGAAGCACGTCGGCTCAGCGATCTTCGCCGTGCCTCCGGGTGTGAAACGGGGTTCTTACATCGGAGCCGGCCTGTTCGGCGCTTGACGACGGGCGTTCAGGGGGTGCCCACTCGGGTGTCCGCTCAGGGCGTGCTCGTCGCGGTTGAGCTGGGCGCCTCACCCTTCGTCACGGAATAGTTCGCCACCCAGCCGTTGTGACCGGAGTCGGTCACCACGACGAGGACGCCGTACGTGCCGTTCGTGAACGTGCCGGCGCTCCCCTGGTCCTGCGTCTGGAAGCCGCCCGCGAACTTCGCATCGGCCAGCTGCTTCTGGATGCTGTCGGCCGCCTCCGGACCGCTCACCTTCACCGTGACATTCCACACCTCGTGCTCGGGGGAGCCCACCGACGCACCCAGGATCACGGACCCCTTCGTCAGGGGGACGGCCGACGGGAAGTCGGAGGGCACGCTGGCGCCGCCGATGTTCACGTTGCCGCCGGTGAGGTCTTTGACGGCGGACTGGAAGCTGCATCCCGCCAGCGCGGGAGCCGCGCCGAGCAGGAGGACGGCGGAGAGCGAGACGACGGCGAGACGACGATGGCGGGGTGCGGTCACACCACGATCATCGCGCACGCCGCGCCCCGAGGGAACGGCCCGCGGCCCGGTCAGACCGTCGCGTCCTGACGCTTCAGCCGGGCGGCCGCGCGGCCGCGGGCGGTCGCGTCGAGCTCCACCTTGCGGATGCGGACCGCCTCCGGGGTGACCTCGACGCACTCGTCCTCGCGGGCGAACTCGAGCGACTCCTCCAGGGTGAGCTGGCGCGACGGCGTCATGGACTCGAACGTGTCGGCCGTGGAGGAGCGCATGTTGGTGAGCTTCTTCTCCTTGGTGATGTTGACGTCCATGTCGTCGGCGCGAGAGTTCTCGCCGATGACCATGCCCTCGTAGACCTCCTCGGTGGGATTCACGAAGAACGTCATACGCTCCTGGAGCTGGATGATGGCGTAGGGCGTGACGACGCCCGCGCGGTCGGCCACGATCGAGCCGTTGCTGCGGGTGACGATGGGGCCCGCCCACTCGTCGTAGCCGTGCGAGATCGCGTTGGCGATGCCCGTGCCGCGCGTGGTCGTCAGGAACTCGGTGCGGAATCCGATGAGGCCTCGGGACGGGACGATGAACTCCATGCGCACCCAGCCGGTGCCGTGGTTGGTCATGTTCTCCATGCGGCCCTTGCGCGCGGCGAGAAGCTGCGTGATCGCGCCGAGGTGCTCCTCCGGGATGTCGATCGTGAGGTGCTCGTACGGCTCGTGGGTCTTGCCGTCGACCTTGCGGGTGACGACCTGCGGCTTGCCGACGGTCAGCTCGTAGCCCTCGCGGCGCATCTGCTCGACGAGGATGGCGAGCGCGAGCTCGCCGCGACCCTGCACCTCCCAGGCGTCGGGACGGCCGATGTCGAGCACGCGGAGCGAGACGTTGCCGATCAGCTCGCGGTCGAGCCGGTCCTTCACCATGCGCGCCGTGAGCTTGTGCCCCTTCACCTTGCCGACCAGCGGCGAGGTGTTGGTTCCGATCGTCACCGAGATCGCCGGGTCGTCGACGTGGATCGCGGGCAGCGGACGGACGTCGTCCGGGTCGGCGAGCGTGTCGCCGATCATGATGTCGGCGAAGCCCGCCACCGCGACGATGTCGCCGGGACCGGCCGACTCGGCCGGGTAGCGGTCGAGCGCCTTCGTCATGAGCAGCTCGGTCACGCGCACGTTGTGCACGTCGCCGTCGTGACGCACCCAGGCGACGGTCTGACCCTTCTTGAGGGTGCCGTTGAAGATGCGGAGGAGCGCGAGCCGGCCGAGGAACGGCGACGCGTCGAGGTTGGTGACGTGGGCCTGGAGGGGCGCCTCCGGGTCGTAGCTCGGTGCCGGGATGTGCTCGAGGATGGCCTCGAAGAGCGGCTCGAGGTCGTTGTTGTCGGGCAGCTCGCCGTTGGCCGGCTGGGTGCGGCTCGCCGCGCCCGCGCGCCCCGATGCGTAGACGACGGGCACGTCGAGGATCGCGTCGAGGTCGAGGTCCGGGACGTCGTCGGAGAGGTCGCTGGCGAGACCGAGCAGGAGGTCCTGGCTCTCGCCCACGACCTCCTGGATGCGGGCATCGCCGCGGTCGGTCTTGTTAACGACGAGGATGACGGGGAGCTTCGCCTCGAGCGCCTTCCGCAGCACGAAGCGCGTCTGCGGCAGCGGCCCCTCGGACGCGTCGA is a window from the Leifsonia sp. AG29 genome containing:
- the efeB gene encoding iron uptake transporter deferrochelatase/peroxidase subunit, which encodes MARPEQEPAPGVSRRGMLGLAGAAVGAGLVGFGAGVAVDRAASSSASGGAAVYPFYGEHQAGITTPAQDRLHFAAFDVAPGLDRAGLIGLLKDWTAAAARMTQGQAAGKYGPASGPADLPPDDTGEALDLAPGGLTITFGFGPTLFTAADGTDRFGIAARRPAELVDLPRFPGDALLDAYTGGDLCVQACSEDPQVAVHAIRNLSRIAFGRAAIRWSQLGFGRTSSTSRSQSTPRNLFGFKDGTANVKAEDAKAVAEQVWASGDGASWMAGGSYLVARKIRMVIETWDRQQLGEQERIIGRDKGEGAPLSGGTEFSEPDFLALSSAGGTKIDPDSHVRLAHPSMNGGAQLLRRGYNFVDGNDELGRLNAGLFFIAFQRDPRSQFIPIQQRLAKSDAMNEYLKHVGSAIFAVPPGVKRGSYIGAGLFGA
- the typA gene encoding translational GTPase TypA, which produces MSENAVAHRDDLRNVAIVAHVDHGKTTLVDAMLKQTNSFDAHAHVEERAMDSNELEREKGITILAKNTAISYNGKHAPNGPITINVIDTPGHADFGGEVERGLSMVDGVVLLVDASEGPLPQTRFVLRKALEAKLPVILVVNKTDRGDARIQEVVGESQDLLLGLASDLSDDVPDLDLDAILDVPVVYASGRAGAASRTQPANGELPDNNDLEPLFEAILEHIPAPSYDPEAPLQAHVTNLDASPFLGRLALLRIFNGTLKKGQTVAWVRHDGDVHNVRVTELLMTKALDRYPAESAGPGDIVAVAGFADIMIGDTLADPDDVRPLPAIHVDDPAISVTIGTNTSPLVGKVKGHKLTARMVKDRLDRELIGNVSLRVLDIGRPDAWEVQGRGELALAILVEQMRREGYELTVGKPQVVTRKVDGKTHEPYEHLTIDIPEEHLGAITQLLAARKGRMENMTNHGTGWVRMEFIVPSRGLIGFRTEFLTTTRGTGIANAISHGYDEWAGPIVTRSNGSIVADRAGVVTPYAIIQLQERMTFFVNPTEEVYEGMVIGENSRADDMDVNITKEKKLTNMRSSTADTFESMTPSRQLTLEESLEFAREDECVEVTPEAVRIRKVELDATARGRAAARLKRQDATV